The genomic window CAGCGCCTACGGCCTGCCCTCGATGTCCTCGTCCCCGTCCTCCTCCTCCTCGCCCACCTTCACGGTCGACAACCTCGGAGGCTCCTCGAGCAGGACGGACGCCGGCTGGGCGCTGGAGACGGCCCTGGACGTGGAGTGGGTCCACGCCATGGCCCCGCAGGCGAACATCGTCCTGGTGGAGGCGGCCTCGGACAGCCTCGGCGACATGTTCGGCGCCGTCAACGCCGCCCGCAACCTGCCCGGCGTCAGCGTGGTCTCCATGAGCTGGGGCGCGACCGAGTTCCTGGGCGACACGGGCTACGATTCCCTCTTCACGACCCCGGCCGGCCACACCGGCGTGACGTTCGTGGCCGCCTCGGGCGACACCGGCGCCTGGTACGGGGTGATGTACCCCGCCAGCTCGTCCAACGTCCTGGCCGTCGGCGGCGCGTCGACGACGATCTCGGGGTCGGGCACGATCGCCTCGCAGTCGGGCTGGTCGGGCAGCACCGGCGGGTACAGCGGCGCCTCCACCGGCTTCTGGAGCTACGAGTCGGTCCCCTCCTACCAGTCCTCCACGCTGACCTCGGCCGGGCTGAACATCGGGACGAGGACCGTGCCGGACGTCTCGTTCAACGCCGACCCGAGCACCGGCGTGGCGGTCTACTCGTCGGTCGCCTACCAGGGCCAGTCCGGCTGGTTCCGGCTCGGCGGCACCAGCGCCGCGGCCCCCGCCTGGGCGGGCCTGATCGCCGTCGCCGACCAGGGGCTGTCCCTCGCCGGCAAGTCCGCGCTCTCCGGCCGCCAGGCGATGACCGACCTGTACGCGCTCCCCTCGTCGGACTTCAACGACGTGACCTCGGGCAGCAACGGGTACGGCGCGAGGGCCGGTTACGACCTGGTCACCGGCCTGGGCACGCCCAGGGCCAACCTCCTGATCGCCGGCATCGTGTCCATGGGGACCTCCTCCGGGACCACGAGCACCGGGGCGTCCTCCGGGAGCACGAGCGGCGGATCGACATCCACCGGGACGAACGGCGGATCGACCGGCCGGAGCAACCCGCCGCCGCACCGCGGGCCGGGCGGACGGCCCTTCGCCGAGGCATCCGTCGGCTCGACGGCCGGCACCGCCGCGACGGCCGTCACCGCGACCGCCACGACCACCGTCGAGGTCCAGGCCCTGGCCCCCACGTCGACCACGACGGCGGCCGCGCAGGCCACGTCCTCGACTTCGACGTCGGCATCGTCGTCGTCCTCGACCGCGTCGCAGGTCGGCCAGTCCCAGGGCACCGCGGCCACGCTCCCCACGCAGTCGACGCCGGCCGACCCGGCCGCGACCGGATCGCGGAGCCTCGCCCTCGACTCGACGCCGCATGACCCGCTGCCGCCCTCGCAGGACGGGGCGGGCGACGACGCCTCGCCGGCCGCCGCCGGCGACGCCTCGATGCCCGACGCCGCGCCGGCCCCGGAGGTCCCGGCGTCCCCCACGCCGGCCCCGATGGACGAGTTGCCCTCCGACCCGCTCCCCATCCTGCCCGACGAGCCGGGCCCCGAGGGCACGTGGACGGGCCTCGCGGACGTCATCCGGGCCCGCCATCCGATGGAGGTCGCCGCGCGTCCGCAGCCGGCCGGCCCCGCCTGGCCCGCTGCACCGATCGCGGAGGGCCTCGGCGGGGATGCCGGCTGGGCGGCGCCGGCCATGGCGGGCGCCGTGGCCGTCGCGGCGGGAGCCTATCAGCTCATCCTCGCCCGCGCCGACCGGTTGCCGCGGGGGCCCTCCCGCCGCCGCCGATGGCAGCCGTGATCCCGTGAGCGCCTGGCGGGTCGCCGCCCCGCCCTCTCAGGCCGGCGGCGGCTCGCCGGGGAATGCGATCAAGGCCCGCAGCAGGTCGGCCTGGGCGGCGAGCTCTCCGCGCCGCGCCCGTTCGAACGCTTCGTCGTATCGGGCCTCATCCGCCTCGCCCGCGTCGCAACCGGCCGCGGACGCGGCGCACGAGGCGGCGGCCATGACGTTCGTGGCCGTCCGGGGCCAGGCCGAGGAGGCGTCGACGGCGGCGGACGTCGCGTAGGACGCCGCGTCGGGCGCGGAATGTCCGGGGAAGGCCGCGGCGGCCACCTCGGCGGCCCTCGCGACGGCCGCCTCCAGCTCCTCGCCCCCGATCTCGCCGCCCGCGAATCGCTCGGACGCCTCGACCGCCGCCCGGCACTCCCCCGGCAGGAGCCGCCAGACCCTCCGCGCGCAGGCCGCGCCGAAGAGGCGCAGCTCGCGCTGATGCCGCGCGGCCGGGACCTGCCGGAGCATCGGCTCGGGATCGCGGCAGGCTTGCCATTCGCGCTCGGTCATCGACGGTGACCTCCCCGCTCGCGGATCGGACGCGGCCTCGGGCGGCCCCGCGCGACCGCCGTCGGCTCAGCCATGGGCGAGGACCTCGCCGTCGGCCGAGATCCAGTAATCGACGCACCAGTCCAGGACGAATCGCCCCTCAGCCCGCCACGCCGCGATCGCCCGCACGAGCTCTTCGCCCTCCCCCGGGTCGACCTCGTCGGGCGACTCCAGGTACCGCTCGTACTCGCCGGGCAGCTCGGCGATGCACGCCTCCTCGGACTCGAACGCCCGCACCCGGATGTCCGCCGGCCGGAACCCGATCCGCTCCTTGTACGCGGCCATCTCCGCCTCCACGGCCCGGTGGTACTCGCCGTCCGTCCGGTAGATCGTCGTGCCGGGCAGCCGCGGCGGGTCGACGTCCATCCGGGAACGCTCGAGCCCGAGGAAGCGGCCCTCCATGTCGAACCGGTGGGCGACGATCTCCCGGACCGTGTTCCCCAGCAGGACCTGCCCGCCCGAGTCGAGGCCCGTCTCGAAGTAGCCCTGGCCGCACCGGAGCGTGTAGAGCCGGTCGCTCATGCGTCTAGACCTCGGCCAGGAACGCGGCCAGGGAAGGCGCCACGACCTTTGCGTCGGGCCGGCCGGGCTCCTCCAGGAGGACCTCGCCGGACGCGTTGTCGACGCTGAAGAACGGATCCCCGTCGGTGCTGGCGAAGAAGACCGTGAAGGGAGCGGGGATCGTCGGGCAGATCCTCAGGTGCTCGACGATCTGGCGCTTGAGGATGGCCAGCTCCTCGGGATTCCACGAGACCTTCAGCAGGGCGGTCATGCCCCGGAAATGCTGCTCGTCGCACCGGCCGAAATAGCTCCCGTAGAACTCCTTGACGTCCGGGTGCAGGATCACCCCGGCCTCCGCCTCGACGTCCAGGAAGTCCGGCGGGGGGGTGATCTCGACGGGACGCCAGCGGATCCTCGCGTCCCCGTCCGGCTCGCCGACCTCGCACGGCGAGGTCCACTCGGGATCATGGCCGGCGAGCAAGGTCGCCTCACGGGCCAGGATCCTCGCCAGCGCCGCCTTCACCTCGCCCATGATCCCTCCCCTCGACGCCCCGCTCTACTCGGGCCGGTTGCCGCCCCGATTCGGGCGGCGATCCTCCACCCACCGCGTGAGGAACGCGCCGACTCCGGCCTCGCGTTCGGGCAGGGGCCGGGGGGCGACGCTGCTGACGCCGACGACCCGCCAGCCGTCTCGGGTGTCGAAGCCGGCGTGCCATCCGCCGAAGTCGTCCGCGAAGAAGAGGGTGCCGGCCAGGTCGGCGGCGGTCTCCTCGTCGAAGAACTCCTCCGGCCCGCAAGGTCCGTCGTAGAGGGCGAGCCCCATGCTGCCGATCCGGCCGGCACCGACGTGCCGGAGCAGCTCGAGATACTCCTCGGGAATGCCCGGAAATCGCCGCCGGATGTCGGCGAGTTGGTCCTCGGGCAACGGCTCCAGCGCGGAGGCCGGGAACGCCCGTCGGATGAGCCCGAGCAACGCCGCGTGGTCCACCGGCACCCCCTTGCGCCTCGAGGCCCATGCCGGGCCGACCGGGGCCTCGGCCCCTCCTCGCCCCGTCGATCTTACCGGGGCCCGCCGGCGGGGCAAGCCGCCGGGCCCGGCATCCGAGCCACGATGCGCCTTGCCGCGGCGGGCTCAGGTCCTTAGGCTCGAGGTATGGCCCGGATGGTCCATGGAGGGAACATCGATCGCCCGTCGCTGCCGCCCGAACGGAGTTGCTCGCCATGCTCGCCCTCATCGCGACCCTCGCCGCCGCGGCCCTCGGGCCTCCCGGGCCGACGCCCGTCGACGCCCCGCCGGCGATCCGGCCGGCCGCCTTCCAGTCCTGGTTCGAGCTCGCGGCGGAGGGCCGGCTCGCGATCCCGGAGGACGTCCGGGCGCGGGCCGCGTCGTTCCGCTACGTGCTCGTCGGCGGCCTCAACTTCGGGTCCACGCGAGGCTACCTGACCCACAACGTCAAGCAGCTCCGCGAGAGGGGCGTGCCGGCCGACTCCGTCGAGGTGATCCATCCCGACTCGAGCCGGACCATCGCCGAGAATGCCGACGACCTCGATGCCCGGATCCGCGCGATCGCCGCGAAGGGCCCGGAGAAGCTCGTGCTGATCGCCCACAGCCGGGGCGCCTGCGACGTCCTGGCCTTCGCGCTCGGGGATCCCGACTTCGTCCGCGAGCGGGTCGAGGCCATGTTCCTCGTGCAGGGCCCCTTCGGCGGCTCCGGCGTGGCGGACTACGTGGCCGGCGACGGGCCGCCCGCCGACGGCCGGATGCCGCTGGTCCCCCGGCTCGCGGCCCGCGCCGGGCGTCGGATCGAGGCGAACGTCGCCGGCCCCGGCACGCACCGGGCCATCGCCGAGCTGTCCCGCGAGTCGTGCGGCCGCTTCTGGTCCGAGAGGCTCGCGGAGCACGAGGACGCCCTCCCGGTCGTCGCGCCCCGCACCTTCTACATCACGAGCCGGACGTCCACGGCGAAGCACCCGCCCTTGCAGCGGGTCACCGCGTCCTACCTTCGCACCTACTACGGGCCCAACGACGGGCTCGTCGCCCTGGAGGACCAGGACATCCCCGGGCTCGGCACCGTGCTCGCCGTCCTCGACGCCGGCCACACCGACCTGACCCGCCGGTTCCTCTCGGCCCGCCCCCGGGCCAAGGCCCGGCTCCAGAAGGCCCTGGTGGATGCCGTCATGACGGCCGTCGGCGGCCCCCGCGGGCCCCTCGTCGAGACCTCCCACGCGCGGGCCATCCCCGACGCCCGCTGAGCCGTGGAACCGGCACGCGTGTTGCAGACCTCTCGCCCTGCGGAGGGGATTCCGCCCCCCCGCGCCGCGATGATTCCACGGGAGAACAGACGCATGCTGACCATGACAGGGACCCTCGGCCTCGCCGCCACGCTGATGCTCGGCCTCCTCGCGGCCGACGCCGCCGCCCAGTCCGAGCCCGCCCTCAAGCCCTCCGAGCTCACCGGCGGCTACACGATCGTCTCGGGCGAGAAGTTCGGCATCAAGGAGCCGGAGGAGCGCATCGAGGGCGCCACCGTCCGCTTCAGCGACGACCGCATCATCGTCGTCGACAAGGAGAAGAAGGAGATCTACGGCGCCACCTACAAGCTCGAGGCCTGCGAAGGCGATCACACCTGCAAGATCACCATGACGAGCAAGCTCGCCGACAAGGAAGACCAGGTCGCCAAGGGCCTGATCAAGAAGGAGGGCGACACGATCAAGCTCATCTACGCCCTCCCCGGCGCCGCGGCCCCGACCGAGTTCAAGACCGGCGAGAAGCAGCTCATGTTTGTCATGAAGAACATGAACAAATAAATCAACGCCCGAATAT from Aquisphaera giovannonii includes these protein-coding regions:
- a CDS encoding S53 family peptidase; this translates as MHDTRSRVGLGARGLAQVRRRQRFHFRAGWEALEDRQLLSTAADLGGIKVTSNLDVTALAGTSTTSGYTPSQVRSAYGVNAVTFSSSGGTVSGTGAGQTIAVVVAYNDTRIASDLATFSSAYGLPSMSSSPSSSSSPTFTVDNLGGSSSRTDAGWALETALDVEWVHAMAPQANIVLVEAASDSLGDMFGAVNAARNLPGVSVVSMSWGATEFLGDTGYDSLFTTPAGHTGVTFVAASGDTGAWYGVMYPASSSNVLAVGGASTTISGSGTIASQSGWSGSTGGYSGASTGFWSYESVPSYQSSTLTSAGLNIGTRTVPDVSFNADPSTGVAVYSSVAYQGQSGWFRLGGTSAAAPAWAGLIAVADQGLSLAGKSALSGRQAMTDLYALPSSDFNDVTSGSNGYGARAGYDLVTGLGTPRANLLIAGIVSMGTSSGTTSTGASSGSTSGGSTSTGTNGGSTGRSNPPPHRGPGGRPFAEASVGSTAGTAATAVTATATTTVEVQALAPTSTTTAAAQATSSTSTSASSSSSTASQVGQSQGTAATLPTQSTPADPAATGSRSLALDSTPHDPLPPSQDGAGDDASPAAAGDASMPDAAPAPEVPASPTPAPMDELPSDPLPILPDEPGPEGTWTGLADVIRARHPMEVAARPQPAGPAWPAAPIAEGLGGDAGWAAPAMAGAVAVAAGAYQLILARADRLPRGPSRRRRWQP
- a CDS encoding SecY-interacting protein Syd; this translates as MGEVKAALARILAREATLLAGHDPEWTSPCEVGEPDGDARIRWRPVEITPPPDFLDVEAEAGVILHPDVKEFYGSYFGRCDEQHFRGMTALLKVSWNPEELAILKRQIVEHLRICPTIPAPFTVFFASTDGDPFFSVDNASGEVLLEEPGRPDAKVVAPSLAAFLAEV
- a CDS encoding SMI1/KNR4 family protein, with amino-acid sequence MPVDHAALLGLIRRAFPASALEPLPEDQLADIRRRFPGIPEEYLELLRHVGAGRIGSMGLALYDGPCGPEEFFDEETAADLAGTLFFADDFGGWHAGFDTRDGWRVVGVSSVAPRPLPEREAGVGAFLTRWVEDRRPNRGGNRPE
- a CDS encoding lipase family alpha/beta hydrolase — protein: MLALIATLAAAALGPPGPTPVDAPPAIRPAAFQSWFELAAEGRLAIPEDVRARAASFRYVLVGGLNFGSTRGYLTHNVKQLRERGVPADSVEVIHPDSSRTIAENADDLDARIRAIAAKGPEKLVLIAHSRGACDVLAFALGDPDFVRERVEAMFLVQGPFGGSGVADYVAGDGPPADGRMPLVPRLAARAGRRIEANVAGPGTHRAIAELSRESCGRFWSERLAEHEDALPVVAPRTFYITSRTSTAKHPPLQRVTASYLRTYYGPNDGLVALEDQDIPGLGTVLAVLDAGHTDLTRRFLSARPRAKARLQKALVDAVMTAVGGPRGPLVETSHARAIPDAR